The stretch of DNA AAAGCGCCTGCCGATATAGCCGGGCGCTTTTTGAAAAGGGCAACTTGTTTAGTCGGGCAGGTATTTTTGCAGCAGCTTGGCCAACTCTTGCACATTAATCTTCTCATCCCCCACTGCCACCCGGGGCAAACTCAGCGGGTTCAGGCCTTGTTGCACCGCTCCGGGATAAAGGGTGAAACCCAGGGCAAAACCCTCCTGCCGGGCCAGCTGCAGCAAAGGCCCGTCCCAGTGCCCGTAGGGAAAGGCAATGGCATCCACCGGCCGCCCGGTATGGAAGGCCAGCACATCCCGGGACAACTGCAGGTCATCTTGCACCTGCCGGGCGGGTTCCGCCAGCAGGGCAGACTTTTTGCCCACCAGGTAATGCATATTATATGTATGCGACTGGAAGTCCACCAGCCCGCCGGCCGCCAGTTCCTTGACCTGGGCCCAGGTTAATTTGGGTATTTCGTTGGGCGAATTGCTTACCTTGCCCACAATGGTAAACATAACCGCCGGAAAATTATACTGTTTCAACACCGGAAAGGCATGCTCGTAAAAGGAAGCATAACCGTCGTCAAAGGTTATCAGCACCGCCCTCCGGGGCAGCGGCTTGTTATCAGTATGCCCCTGGGCCGGCCCTTTCAATAAATAATCTTTCAACTGCTGCAGGCTGATCACCTGGTAGCCCTGTTCCTTTAAATACTTCATGTGTTCGGCAAACAAAGCGGGCGAAATGGTGGAGCTGGTTCTCGGCCGGGGGTCCAGGTGGTGGTAATTCAGCACCAGCACCCGCCCCTCGGCCGCCGCTGCCGGGGCCGGGGCAGCCGCCAGCCAGCAGCACAGCAACAGGCAGGTTAAGATGCGGCTGATCATGTTTGGCATACACTCTGACTCCTTATGTATTAAATAATCCGCTGGGTCTGGTTTGGTTAACGCCGTACAGCAGGCCGGCCAGCGCCGTCCTCTCCAGCAGCCGGGTAGTCAACCAGGAAAGGACGGTTACCGCCGCCAGGCCGCCGGCCACCGCCAGGTGCAAGGCTGCCGGGCTATGGGGAACCACCAGTTTTTGCCACATCAGCAGGTAAAAGGGGTGGATCAGGTAAATGCCGTAGGAATAACGCCCCAGCCACCCGAAGAAGCCGACTGCCGGGCCCCCGGCCGCCAGCCGGCGGGCCAGGAAAATAACTGCTGTACCCAGGGCGGTAACATACAGGGCCCAGGCCATTTGATAATAAAAGGTGCTTATTTTTACCCCCGCCAATATGGCAAAATGCCGGTTCAGATAAAAGGCCCCGGCGGCGGCCGCCAAGACCAGGCAATACAGCCGCCGGCGCCGCCACCAGGCGTCCCAGCCGGCAGTGTTGTAGCCCAGCCAGAGGCCGCAGCCAATGGGCAGCCAGTAGCTGAACAGCAGCGACCCGGTATAAGTAAAATGCTGGTATAAGTACAGCCGGTTCAGCCAGTAAAAGGCCACCTGGCCGGCGCCAAACAGCAGCAGCACCGTCAAAAAGCCCGGCTGCCAGGCCCGCCACCAGCGGTGCAGCAGCGGAAACAGCAGGTAAAACTGGATGACCACCGATAAAAAATACAGGTGGAAGAAACCTTTGCCAAAAATATACCACAGCAGGCCCTGTTTTAATGAAAAATAGGGAATGTCATGCAGCACCCAGAAGCGCAGGGCTAAATAAAGGGTGGTCCAGACCATAAAGGGCAGCACCGCCCGCCGCCAGCGCCGTCGGTAAAACTCAGCCAGGCAGAGGTCGGCCTGGCCGCTGCGGTAGGCCAGCACCAGGGCGCTGATCATCAAAAAGAGGGGCACTGCAAACTGCATTCCCCGGTTAAGCAAGGTATAGAAAAAATGCTCGCCGCTGCCCGGCGCCAGCAACCGCAGGGGCAGGCCGCTAATATGAATCAGCAAAACAGCCAAAATGGCCATGCCCCTGGTTATCTCAACGGCCGCCAGGGACGGCTTGTCGGTAACCTTCATAAAAATTCTCCCGCACTCAGAATCCGCCCGGGCTTTAATACACCAGCAGGCTGTACAGGGGCAACAGCCCGGCCACCAGGCCGGGTACCCAGGCCCAGTTAACCTGCCCCGCTGCGGCCTGGCCGCCATCGCCCGGCAGCGGCCCGGGTTCGCCGGCGTAGGAAAGCTGCAGCGCCCGGGCTGCCTGGTTATAGCTCACCCGGTAGCCAAACTCCTGCGCCACCTGCCGGGCCGGCAGGTAAACACGGTTTTCCTGCAGCAGGGGCGCTGCCTCCAGCTGCCTGACCGCGGCCCGGCCGCCCCGGATGACGGTGTAAGAAGACCGGTTCAGGCGAAGCACCAGTCCGCCATCGCCCTTTCTTAACATCAGCAGCCCCTGCCCGGAGCCGCCTACCCACTGTACTTGCACCCCCAGGGCCTCGCCCAGGTAGCGCAGGGGCACATAGGTACAGCCGCCGCTGACAAAAGTTTGGGCTTCCATGGGCTGCGGCTGCCCGTTCAGCAGGTAAACCTGCCGGCCCACCGGAAAAACCGCTTCACCGGCTGCCGCCGCTGCCGGCAGGCCAAATAAAGACATGCCCAAAAACACCAGCATTAACACATACTGCCGTAAACCTGGCACCTGGCAAACTCTCCTTTGCAAAGATTATGCAAGAACTGCTCCCGCATCGCCCTTAGAGGGGGGCGGCGGGCAGCCAGCTGCCGCTGCCGGATCCGCCTTCGCCGGCGGGGGCGGCAGGCGGCTGCTGCTCGGCGTTGTTGCTTTGCCCGGGTGCCGCACCCCCGGTTGGGTTAACAATGATCTGCACGCCGCTGTCAGCCTGTCCGGCGGGCTGCTGCCTGCCGGTTGCCGCATCCTCCTGCCGGTAGCGGGCAGTTCCCTCCCGGCCGGCCGTTTGCTTAACAGTGCGGTCAGCGCTCTCGCGGGAGGCGGTTTCTTTCGCGGCGGCCTGCCGGGCCGGGGTTTTGTCGTTAATGTTTTCCTCGCCCAGCACCACCTCATACACCTTGCCGTCCCGGATCAGCGACTCGGCCACCTGCCGGGCCTGTTGGGGATCCACACTCCAGTAGCTGACGCCGTTCAGGTTGAGGAACTTGCCCGGCATGGTTTGGGTGACAATTTCCACATTGCTTAAATTTTGGGCCGCCCGGGCCAGGGTAATCATCTGGGAGAGGCCCAGGTTGGTATCCAGGTACTTATTAATGGTGGGCACCAGCTTGGGCAGCTTGGTGATGGTGGAGGGCTGCATCATTTCCTTGGCCAGGGCTTTAAGAAACTTTTGCTGCCGCTCGGTGCGGGCCACATCCCCCAGGGCATCGCTTCTAAAGCGCACATACTGCAGCGCCTTGGCGCCGTCCAGCCGCTGCACCCCCGGCTGCAAGTCAATCTTGCGCAAATCCGGCTCATCGTAAGGGTCGTAGTGGTACATCCGCTTTTCCACATCAATGGTAACGCCGCCCAGGGCATCCACAATATCCCGGAAGCCCCGCACGTTAGTCATTAAATAATGGTCAATTTTCACTCCCGTCAGGTCAGATACCGTCTGCATCACCAGCTCCGGCCCGCCGAACACGTTGGCCGAGTTAATCTTGTCGTAACCGTGGCCGGGAATCTCCACCCGGGTATCCCGGGGAAGGGAAATCATGGCAATGCGGTTGTGCTCTTTATCCACGCTCACCAGGATGAGGCTGTCGGTGCGGGTGCGGGTTTCCCCCTGCCGGGCATCAATGCCCATGAGCAGGAAATTCATACGTTTTTTCAAAACATCCTCTTCCTTGGGCTCATCCGGCACCAGGCCCAGGGGGTCCCCCCCGTCAAACAGGAACTGGTTGGCCAGCACATAGCCGGTGCCGATCACCAGCACCAAAAAGGCACAAAACAGCATAAAGGGCAATATTTTCAGCTTTCTGCGTTTTCGGCGTTCCATGCTCGCACCTCTTTCAAATACAAAGTGGCATACCAAAGGTATTGTATCATTATTCAACGGCAAGATTCAACGCCAATAACAGGCACTTGGCCGGGCAGGCCGCCCGGCCGCCGGAATAATATTGTTATAATTCGACACCAAGGGTTAACCACCTGCATTTATTTGTTAATATAGACGGCGGCCGCCGCAAAAAATAACGCCCCGGCCAAAACTTTTCAGCCCAACCTTGCAGCAGCCGGTGTCGCGGCAAACTATGCCGGGCCACAGCAAAAAAGACCCCCTCACCGTCGAGGGGATCTTTTGGGGCAATAACTTGCTAATTTAAGGGCCAGGCACCGCCAGGCAAATTTGGGCAGCACCAGTTGCCGCCGCCAGCGGGAGGGTTCCTGCAGCAGGCGGCCCAGCCACTCCAACTGCAGTTTTTGCAGCCAGGGCGACACCCGCCGCACCCGGCCGGCAATGACATCCAGGCTGCCCCCCACCCCGATGGCCACCGGCACACCCAGCAGGTCTTTATGGCGGGCGATCCACTGCTCTTGCCGGGGCATGCCCAGGGCCACAAACAGCAAATGGGGCCGCGCCTCTTTAATTTGCTGCAGCAGGGCGGCTTCCTCGGCCGGCGTAAAATAGCCGTGGCGGCTGCCCACCACCTGCAAGCCCGGGTACTGCCGCTGCAGGTTAGCCGCCGCAGCCGCCGCCACCCCGGGCGCCGCCCCCAGCAGGAAGACCCGCCAGCCCGCCCGGGCGGCCACCGGCATTAAAGCCAGCATCAGATCAATGCCGGTAACCCGCTCGGGCACCGGTGTGCCCAGCAGCCGGCTGGCCCAGACAATGCCGGCCCCGTCCGGGGTAACCAGGTCGGCCCGGTTGACCAATTGCAGCAGTTCCGGTTCATGCTGGGCCCGGTAAAG from Desulforamulus hydrothermalis Lam5 = DSM 18033 encodes:
- a CDS encoding polysaccharide deacetylase family protein is translated as MPNMISRILTCLLLCCWLAAAPAPAAAAEGRVLVLNYHHLDPRPRTSSTISPALFAEHMKYLKEQGYQVISLQQLKDYLLKGPAQGHTDNKPLPRRAVLITFDDGYASFYEHAFPVLKQYNFPAVMFTIVGKVSNSPNEIPKLTWAQVKELAAGGLVDFQSHTYNMHYLVGKKSALLAEPARQVQDDLQLSRDVLAFHTGRPVDAIAFPYGHWDGPLLQLARQEGFALGFTLYPGAVQQGLNPLSLPRVAVGDEKINVQELAKLLQKYLPD
- a CDS encoding acyltransferase — translated: MKVTDKPSLAAVEITRGMAILAVLLIHISGLPLRLLAPGSGEHFFYTLLNRGMQFAVPLFLMISALVLAYRSGQADLCLAEFYRRRWRRAVLPFMVWTTLYLALRFWVLHDIPYFSLKQGLLWYIFGKGFFHLYFLSVVIQFYLLFPLLHRWWRAWQPGFLTVLLLFGAGQVAFYWLNRLYLYQHFTYTGSLLFSYWLPIGCGLWLGYNTAGWDAWWRRRRLYCLVLAAAAGAFYLNRHFAILAGVKISTFYYQMAWALYVTALGTAVIFLARRLAAGGPAVGFFGWLGRYSYGIYLIHPFYLLMWQKLVVPHSPAALHLAVAGGLAAVTVLSWLTTRLLERTALAGLLYGVNQTRPSGLFNT
- a CDS encoding stalk domain-containing protein gives rise to the protein MPGLRQYVLMLVFLGMSLFGLPAAAAAGEAVFPVGRQVYLLNGQPQPMEAQTFVSGGCTYVPLRYLGEALGVQVQWVGGSGQGLLMLRKGDGGLVLRLNRSSYTVIRGGRAAVRQLEAAPLLQENRVYLPARQVAQEFGYRVSYNQAARALQLSYAGEPGPLPGDGGQAAAGQVNWAWVPGLVAGLLPLYSLLVY
- a CDS encoding LCP family protein; the encoded protein is MERRKRRKLKILPFMLFCAFLVLVIGTGYVLANQFLFDGGDPLGLVPDEPKEEDVLKKRMNFLLMGIDARQGETRTRTDSLILVSVDKEHNRIAMISLPRDTRVEIPGHGYDKINSANVFGGPELVMQTVSDLTGVKIDHYLMTNVRGFRDIVDALGGVTIDVEKRMYHYDPYDEPDLRKIDLQPGVQRLDGAKALQYVRFRSDALGDVARTERQQKFLKALAKEMMQPSTITKLPKLVPTINKYLDTNLGLSQMITLARAAQNLSNVEIVTQTMPGKFLNLNGVSYWSVDPQQARQVAESLIRDGKVYEVVLGEENINDKTPARQAAAKETASRESADRTVKQTAGREGTARYRQEDAATGRQQPAGQADSGVQIIVNPTGGAAPGQSNNAEQQPPAAPAGEGGSGSGSWLPAAPL
- a CDS encoding WecB/TagA/CpsF family glycosyltransferase — protein: MRINLLGANIDGLNMQDTVAKIASFINQGNRACQVITLNPEYLYRAQHEPELLQLVNRADLVTPDGAGIVWASRLLGTPVPERVTGIDLMLALMPVAARAGWRVFLLGAAPGVAAAAAANLQRQYPGLQVVGSRHGYFTPAEEAALLQQIKEARPHLLFVALGMPRQEQWIARHKDLLGVPVAIGVGGSLDVIAGRVRRVSPWLQKLQLEWLGRLLQEPSRWRRQLVLPKFAWRCLALKLASYCPKRSPRR